The following coding sequences lie in one Haladaptatus sp. DJG-WS-42 genomic window:
- a CDS encoding metalloregulator ArsR/SmtB family transcription factor, which yields MAQDTTRLRRLLEDESGTCCDADVDARLDALTTLTEQVPETYEADSAVLKALGNETRYRIVRLLVAADGELCVCEITPLFDVSESAVSHALSDLTEAGLLSRRKSGTWRYYQTTPRAEQLVAALDATRGNGQ from the coding sequence ATGGCGCAAGATACGACGAGACTCCGTCGACTCCTCGAAGACGAGAGTGGCACGTGTTGTGACGCGGACGTAGATGCGCGACTCGACGCGCTCACGACGCTGACCGAGCAGGTGCCGGAAACGTACGAGGCAGACAGCGCGGTGTTGAAGGCGCTCGGCAACGAGACGCGCTATCGAATCGTGCGCCTGCTCGTCGCCGCAGACGGCGAACTCTGCGTCTGTGAAATCACGCCACTGTTCGACGTGAGCGAGAGTGCTGTGAGCCACGCGCTCTCAGACCTCACCGAGGCCGGGCTCCTCTCGCGGCGAAAATCGGGGACGTGGCGCTACTATCAGACGACGCCGCGTGCAGAGCAACTCGTCGCCGCACTCGACGCGACCCGAGGTAACGGACAATGA
- a CDS encoding quercetin 2,3-dioxygenase, producing MSKTQALPPVVRTADEGDVYNILGGLALIKVTGSETGGAFGLVEQRSNAGMATPLHVHHQEDELFYVIDGQVTYHVDGEEITAPAGTTVFAPHGIPHAFRVDTDGTRWLDIRKGGGEAFFRDIGLDVDGLELPTVTPPTDEMLEKLNAHLEKYGVELLGPSPLVD from the coding sequence ATGTCGAAGACACAGGCACTCCCACCGGTGGTTCGGACCGCAGACGAAGGCGACGTGTACAACATCCTTGGCGGACTCGCGCTCATCAAAGTAACCGGCTCCGAGACGGGCGGGGCGTTTGGCCTCGTCGAACAGCGGTCGAACGCCGGGATGGCGACGCCGCTGCACGTCCACCACCAAGAGGACGAACTGTTCTACGTCATCGACGGACAGGTCACCTACCACGTAGACGGCGAGGAAATCACCGCGCCCGCCGGGACGACAGTGTTCGCCCCCCACGGGATTCCCCACGCCTTCCGTGTTGATACGGATGGCACGCGCTGGCTCGACATCCGCAAAGGCGGTGGCGAAGCGTTCTTCCGCGACATCGGTCTCGACGTAGATGGATTAGAACTGCCGACCGTTACACCACCCACCGACGAGATGCTCGAGAAACTAAACGCACATCTCGAAAAATACGGCGTCGAACTGCTCGGCCCGTCGCCGCTCGTCGACTAG
- a CDS encoding 23S rRNA (uridine(2552)-2'-O)-methyltransferase — MPRKDHYYNKSKQEGYRSRAAYKLKQLNEEAHLIDEGDTVVDLGAAPGGWLQVANEFAGSSGTVIGVDLQRIDPIDGVETIKGDMTTDEIKDAVKETAGEADVVISDMAPNMTGEYSLDSARSAYLARQAFETALDILAPGGDFVAKIFDGQDVMPLREDMQKEFKYVRAIHPDASRDESSELYLVAKGFLTSPVREGDRVEVTIQSVGKEGDGVAKLEGYTLFVPGTEEGETVEVKVTDIKPRFGFAERIDN, encoded by the coding sequence ATGCCACGCAAAGACCACTACTACAACAAATCGAAGCAGGAAGGCTACCGGTCGCGGGCGGCCTACAAGCTGAAACAACTGAACGAGGAGGCCCACCTCATCGACGAAGGCGACACCGTGGTCGACCTCGGCGCGGCCCCCGGCGGGTGGCTGCAGGTCGCAAACGAATTTGCAGGCTCCTCAGGGACGGTCATCGGCGTCGACCTCCAGCGCATCGACCCCATCGACGGCGTCGAGACCATCAAAGGCGACATGACGACCGACGAAATCAAGGACGCGGTCAAGGAAACCGCCGGTGAGGCCGACGTCGTCATCTCCGACATGGCGCCGAACATGACCGGCGAGTACAGCCTCGATTCGGCACGGTCTGCATATCTCGCGCGCCAAGCGTTCGAGACGGCCCTCGATATTCTCGCCCCCGGCGGCGATTTCGTCGCCAAGATTTTCGACGGGCAAGACGTGATGCCACTCCGTGAAGATATGCAAAAGGAGTTCAAATACGTCCGCGCCATCCACCCCGACGCCTCGCGTGACGAATCCTCCGAACTCTATCTGGTCGCCAAAGGCTTCCTCACCTCGCCCGTCCGCGAGGGCGACCGCGTGGAGGTCACCATTCAGAGCGTGGGCAAGGAAGGCGACGGCGTGGCAAAACTCGAAGGCTACACGCTGTTCGTTCCAGGCACGGAAGAAGGCGAAACGGTGGAAGTCAAAGTCACGGACATCAAGCCGCGCTTTGGCTTCGCAGAGCGCATCGACAACTAG
- a CDS encoding low molecular weight phosphatase family protein yields MSTTPVRVAFMCVQNAGRSQMSTAFAERERAERGLEDEVEILTGGTHPAAHVHDVVVEIMAEEGFGLEDRVPREITTEELASCDYVATMGCSTLSLDPAAGVDVRDWALADPDGQDKERVREIRDEIAENVRVLFDELEEELQ; encoded by the coding sequence ATGAGCACCACACCGGTCCGTGTCGCGTTCATGTGCGTCCAGAACGCCGGGCGCAGCCAGATGTCGACTGCGTTCGCAGAGCGCGAGCGAGCAGAACGCGGCCTCGAAGACGAGGTCGAGATTTTAACGGGCGGTACGCACCCCGCAGCCCACGTCCACGATGTCGTCGTGGAAATCATGGCTGAGGAAGGCTTCGGCCTCGAAGACCGCGTCCCCCGCGAGATTACGACCGAGGAACTGGCGTCGTGTGATTACGTGGCGACGATGGGCTGTTCGACGCTTTCGCTCGACCCGGCTGCGGGCGTCGACGTGCGAGACTGGGCGCTCGCAGACCCGGACGGCCAAGACAAAGAGCGCGTCCGCGAGATTCGAGACGAGATTGCTGAGAACGTGCGCGTGCTGTTTGACGAACTAGAAGAGGAGTTACAATGA
- a CDS encoding DNA polymerase sliding clamp, with amino-acid sequence MFKAIVSAETLRTALDSVSVLVDECKIHLNEDGFAIRAVDPANVGMVDLTLDASAFESYEADGGVIGVNLSRLENIAGMASSGQLVQLELDEETRKLHIQIEGLEYTLALIDPDSIRQEPDIPNLDLPAQIVIEGRDIDRAVKAADMVSDHIALGVEEADELFYVSAEGDTDDVRLELPREDLIDLSAGQARSLFSLDYLKDMNKAIPKDGEVTIDLGEEFPVKLHFELAEGQGSVTYMLAPRIQSD; translated from the coding sequence ATGTTCAAGGCTATCGTGAGCGCTGAAACGCTCCGGACGGCCCTTGATTCCGTGAGTGTGCTGGTAGACGAGTGTAAAATCCACCTCAACGAGGACGGGTTCGCCATCCGGGCGGTCGACCCCGCGAACGTTGGGATGGTTGACCTTACGCTCGATGCCAGCGCCTTCGAGTCCTATGAGGCGGACGGCGGCGTCATTGGCGTTAATCTCTCCCGACTGGAGAACATCGCAGGAATGGCCAGCTCCGGCCAGCTTGTGCAGCTCGAACTCGACGAGGAGACGCGCAAGCTCCACATCCAAATCGAGGGCTTAGAGTACACCCTCGCGCTCATCGACCCCGACTCCATCCGGCAGGAACCAGACATTCCAAATCTGGACCTCCCGGCACAGATCGTCATCGAGGGACGCGACATCGACCGGGCAGTCAAGGCAGCCGATATGGTCTCCGACCACATCGCATTGGGTGTCGAAGAAGCAGACGAACTGTTCTACGTCTCTGCAGAGGGCGACACGGACGACGTGCGCCTCGAACTCCCCCGCGAAGACCTCATCGACCTTTCTGCTGGACAAGCGCGCTCACTGTTCTCGCTCGACTATCTCAAAGATATGAACAAGGCCATCCCGAAAGACGGGGAGGTCACCATCGACTTAGGCGAGGAGTTCCCGGTGAAACTCCACTTCGAACTCGCAGAGGGCCAGGGCAGCGTCACCTACATGCTCGCCCCGCGCATCCAGAGCGACTAA
- a CDS encoding arsenite methyltransferase yields the protein MSEKMDRTEGTATERDATTQRRAVRNRYANIATATETGCGSDGGCCDGEPATAGSERLGYSADEMESVATGADLGLGCGNPTALASLDAGETVLDLGSGAGFDCFLAAQAVGETGRVIGVDMTAEMVEKARDNVAKNGATNVEFRLGEIEHLPVADETVDVIISNCVINLSPEKSQMFREAFRVLKPGGRLAISDVVMTASVPESVRGNPESVAACISGASTVDDLIAMLAETGFETVEITPKGESAEFIGEWDDTLDLSDYIVSATITGEKPESDTDSLA from the coding sequence ATGAGTGAAAAGATGGACCGTACGGAAGGCACCGCAACCGAACGCGACGCAACCACACAGCGACGTGCGGTTCGAAATCGCTACGCGAACATCGCGACCGCGACCGAAACGGGCTGTGGCAGCGACGGCGGCTGTTGTGACGGCGAGCCAGCCACGGCGGGCTCAGAACGACTCGGCTACTCAGCCGATGAGATGGAGTCGGTCGCGACGGGCGCTGACTTGGGTCTTGGCTGTGGGAATCCGACGGCGCTCGCCTCGCTCGACGCAGGCGAGACCGTCCTCGATTTGGGGTCAGGAGCCGGATTCGACTGTTTCCTCGCCGCCCAAGCGGTCGGTGAGACGGGCCGCGTCATCGGCGTCGATATGACCGCCGAGATGGTCGAGAAAGCCCGTGACAACGTGGCGAAAAACGGCGCGACGAACGTCGAGTTCCGGCTTGGCGAAATCGAACACCTCCCGGTCGCAGACGAAACGGTCGACGTCATCATTTCGAACTGCGTCATCAACCTGTCACCCGAAAAATCACAGATGTTCCGTGAGGCGTTTCGCGTGCTCAAACCCGGCGGCAGGCTGGCGATTTCGGACGTCGTGATGACGGCGTCGGTCCCTGAGTCGGTTCGGGGCAACCCAGAGTCGGTGGCCGCCTGCATCTCCGGCGCATCGACCGTTGACGACCTCATAGCGATGCTGGCTGAGACCGGTTTCGAGACCGTCGAAATCACCCCAAAAGGAGAGAGCGCCGAGTTCATTGGCGAGTGGGACGACACCCTCGACCTCAGCGACTACATCGTCTCCGCGACGATTACGGGCGAAAAACCAGAATCGGATACCGACTCGCTCGCATGA
- a CDS encoding queuosine precursor transporter: MSDGEDIVVISLASLFITALVTAQLTASKVLAFAIPFSLPFTGNTLTLPGAALAYALTFFASDCYAELYGRKRATRLVNIGFVMNFVMLALVWTTIQAPTFQFSPVDAATFETVLGASTNIVIGSLAAYLVSQNWDVFAFHKIREYTNGDHLWLRNIGSTASSQIIDTVIFVTLAFLLVPQLLGTGAPLPLAQVAGLIVGQYILKLLIAFADTPFVYAVVGYVRSREDAAETGGFVFE; the protein is encoded by the coding sequence ATGAGTGACGGGGAGGATATCGTCGTCATCTCGCTCGCTTCGCTCTTCATCACCGCGCTCGTCACGGCCCAACTCACCGCCTCGAAGGTGCTCGCGTTCGCCATCCCTTTCTCGCTTCCCTTCACCGGCAACACGCTCACGCTCCCCGGCGCGGCGCTTGCCTACGCGCTCACCTTCTTCGCCTCTGACTGCTACGCCGAACTCTACGGCAGAAAGCGTGCGACCCGCCTCGTGAACATCGGCTTCGTGATGAACTTCGTCATGCTCGCGCTCGTCTGGACGACGATTCAAGCGCCGACGTTCCAGTTCTCGCCGGTCGACGCCGCGACCTTCGAGACCGTCCTCGGCGCGAGCACGAACATCGTCATCGGCAGCCTCGCCGCCTACCTCGTGAGCCAGAACTGGGACGTCTTCGCGTTCCACAAAATCAGAGAATACACCAACGGCGACCATCTCTGGCTCAGAAACATCGGCTCGACCGCGAGCAGCCAGATCATCGACACCGTCATCTTCGTCACGCTCGCGTTCCTCCTCGTGCCCCAACTCCTCGGGACGGGCGCACCCCTGCCGCTCGCACAAGTCGCGGGCCTCATTGTTGGCCAGTACATCCTCAAACTCCTGATTGCGTTCGCGGACACCCCGTTCGTCTACGCCGTCGTTGGCTACGTCCGCTCGCGCGAGGACGCCGCGGAAACCGGCGGCTTCGTGTTCGAATAG
- a CDS encoding ribbon-helix-helix domain-containing protein produces MPKISVEVPQELLSDLDAHVGDEGKFVNRSEAIRASIRKMLDLLDEIDDRHGRIEDE; encoded by the coding sequence ATGCCAAAAATCAGCGTTGAGGTGCCCCAGGAACTCCTTTCAGACCTTGATGCCCACGTCGGAGACGAAGGCAAATTTGTCAACCGAAGCGAGGCGATCCGCGCCTCGATTCGAAAGATGCTCGATTTACTCGATGAAATCGACGACCGACACGGGAGAATCGAGGATGAGTGA